A section of the Malus sylvestris chromosome 17, drMalSylv7.2, whole genome shotgun sequence genome encodes:
- the LOC126611221 gene encoding sialyltransferase-like protein 1, with protein sequence MRSHKAASSNNHLNRRPTILYLVCAVAFFSLFLFAIQSSLFAGNQKLHLHTQHDVRVLSEFQSTVKQCVANRGLGLTAHIIDHCNLTLKFPEGTNSTWYNEQFKTFEALEYHYNVCEALLLWEQYRNMTTVLTREYLDVRPKGWEEYAAQRIAQLGTKKCYNKTLCEEHLNVILPAKPPFHPRQFRTCAVVGNSGDLLKTEFGEEIDSHDAVIRDNEAPVNEKYAKYVGLKRDFRLVVRGAARNMVAILNGSADEVLIIKSVTHKDFNAMIKGITNPVYLFQGIVLRRGAKGTGMKSIELALSMCDVVDIYGFTVDPGYTEWTRYFSTPRKGHNPLQGRAYYQLLECLGVIRIHSPMRSKRKQDWSDVPSREMIGRAHAAALRLKRGEAGDLGQFGSCKVSGNVDPDKVGPVSGSPDMSDKRKFSNYNKWEVLPFKSLRKEAQDHYIQMEGVSLYKMDGNKLDDLVCVRHSLSDV encoded by the exons ATGAGAAGTCACAAAGCGGCGTCGAGTAACAACCACCTCAACCGGCGGCCCACTATACTCTACCTGGTTTGCGCCGTCgccttcttctctcttttccttttcgcCATCCAATCCTCTTTATTCGCAG GTAATCAGAAGTTACATCTCCACACTCAACATGATGTTCGGGTTTTATCGGAATTTCAGTCTACTGTGAAGCAATGCGTG GCAAACAGAGGGCTTGGTTTGACTGCACACATTATCGACCATTGCAATCTGACTCTTAAGTTCCCGGAAGGAACTAACAGCACCTGG TATAACGAGCAGTTTAAAACTTTTGAAGCACTCGAGTACCACTACAATGTTTGCGAGGCACTTCTTTTATGGGAGCAG TACCGGAACATGACGACTGTATTGACAAGGGAGTATCTAGATGTTCGGCCTAAAGGTTGGGAGGAGTATGCAGCACAAAGGATAGCACAATT GGGAACTAAGAAATGCTACAATAAGACACTTTGTGAGGAACATCTTAATGTGATACTACCAGCAAAGCCACCTTTTCATCCTCGGCAATTTCGCACATGTGCAGTTGTTGGAAATTCAGGAGATCTTTTGAAGACGGAGTTTGGAGAAGAGATTGATAGTCATGATGCTGTTATAAGGGATAATGAGGCTCCTGTTAATGAG AAATATGCCAAGTATGTGGGTCTGAAGAGGGATTTTCGGCTTGTTGTAAGGGGTGCTGCTCGAAACATGGTTGCCATATTAAATGGGTCCG CTGATGAGGTACTTATAATCAAAAGTGTTACACACAAAGACTTTAATGCAATGATCAAG GGTATTACAAATCCAGTCTACCTTTTCCAAGGTATTGTGCTCCGCCGAGGTGCCAAAGGAACTGGAATGAAATCAATAGAATTAGCACTATCTATGTGCGACGTTGTTGACATATATGGTTTCACTGTTGATCCTGGCTATACTGAATG GACACGCTACTTCTCTACACCTAGGAAGGGGCATAATCCACTTCAAGGAAGGGCATACTACCAGCTCCTAGAGTGCCTTGGT GTTATTAGAATCCATTCTCCCATGAGATCTAAGAGGAAGCAAGATTGGTCAGATGTTCCAAGTCGAGAAATGATAGGCAGAGCTCATGCAGCTGCATTGCGATTAAAGAGGGGTGAGGCTGGTGACTTGGGACAGTTTGGTAGTTGCAAGGTGTCCGGCAATGTGGACCCTGACAAAGTTGGGCCTGTCTCAGGCTCTCCAGACATGAGTGATAAAAGAAAGTTTTCAAATTACAATAAATGGGAAGTTTTGCCTTTCAAGAGTCTGAGGAAGGAGGCACAGGACCACTATATTCAAATGGAAGGTGTTTCTCTCTACAAAATGGATGGCAATAAGTTGGATGACCTAGTATGCGTGAGGCATTCCTTATCAGATGTCTAG
- the LOC126611219 gene encoding aspartokinase 2, chloroplastic-like isoform X2, translating into METALHFSRVKTLCPASPERSLRFKQPLWSQSLRFATGVASSNGFFASAKSFSCTSRVLRVSCEGGIADVLEKKQTDNQSLGDNEKQLTCVMKFGGSSVATAERMREVADLILSFPQERPVIVLSAMGKTTNKLLLAGEKAVTCGVTNVSMIDELSFIKELHLRTVEELGVDSSIISSHLEELEQLLKGIAMMKELTLRTKDYLVSFGECMSTRLFAAYLNKIGVKARQYDAFEIGFITTDDFTNADILEATYPAVAKRVQGDWICDPAIPIVTGFLGKGWKSCAVTTLGRGGSDLTATTLGKALGLREIQVWKDVDGVLTCDPNIYPRAEPVPYLTFEEAAELAYFGAQVLHPQSMRPAREADIPVRVKNSYNPNAPGTVITHARDMSKAVLTSIVLKRNVTMLDIVSTRMLGQYGFLAKVFTTFEDLGISVDVVATSEVSISLTLDPSKLWSRELIQQELDHVVEELEKIAVVNLLQHRSIISLIGNVQRSSLILEKAFQVLRTIGVNVQMISQGASKVNISLVVNDNEAEQCVRALHQAFFGNDLFEVERGSKNGSVLVSEQH; encoded by the exons ATGGAAACTGCCTTGCATTTTTCCCGAGTTAAAACTCTGTGCCCTGCATCCCCAGAAAGATCTTTGCGATTCAAGCAACCACTATGGTCGCAAAGTCTTCGTTTCGCTACTGGTGTCGCTTCCAGCAATGGATTCTTTGCAAGTGCTAAAAGCTTTTCTTGTACGAGCAGGGTTTTGAGAGTCAGTTGCGAGGGAGGAATTGCGGATGTTCTTGAAAAGAAACAGACTGACAATCAAAGCCTTGGTGACAATGAGAAACAATTGACTTGCGTCATGAAGTTTGGTGGCTCCTCGGTGGCCACTgcagagagaatgagagaggttGCTGATCTTATACTCAGCTTCCCACAAGAGAGGCCTGTCATTGTTCTTTCTGCCATGGGAAAGACAACTAACAAACTCTTACTG GCAGGAGAAAAGGCTGTCACTTGCGGTGTCACCAATGTATCTATGATTGATGAGTTGAGCTTCATAAAAGAATTACATCTCAG GACCGTGGAAGAACTTGGAGTGGACAGCTCTATCATATCAT CACACCTGGAAGAACTGGAACAACTTCTGAAGGGAATTGCTATGATGAAAGAGTTGACTTTACGAACAAAAGACTATCTGGTTTCATTTGGGGAATGCATGTCCACAAGGCTCTTTGCTGCCTATCTGAATAAGATTGGTGTTAAAGCCCGCCAG TATGATGCTTTTGAAATTGGGTTTATAACCACAGATGACTTCACAAATGCGGACATCTTGGAGGCAACTTATCCAGCTGTCGCAAAGAGGGTACAGGGTGATTGGATATGTGATCCTGCTATTCCAATTGTTACTGGTTTCCTTGGAAAG GGATGGAAATCATGTGCTGTGACTACATTGGGTAGAGGTGGCAGTGATTTGACAGCTACAACCCTTGGTAAAGCATTGGGGTTACGAGAAATTCAG GTGTGGAAGGATGTTGATGGCGTTTTGACATGTGATCCTAACATATATCCGCGTGCTGAACCTGTACCTTATTTGACATTTGAAGAGGCTGCCGAACTAGCATATTTTGGTGCTCAG GTCTTGCATCCACAGTCCATGAGACCAGCCAGAGAGGCTGATATTCCAGTGAGGGTTAAAAATTCATACAACCCCAACGCTCCCGGTACTGTCATTACCCATGCAAGAGATATGAGCAAG GCTGTATTAACAAGCATTGTTTTGAAAAGGAACGTGACTATGTTGGATATTGTTAGCACTCGCATGCTGGGTCAATATGGATTTCTTGCTAAG GTATTTACAACTTTCGAAGATTTGGGCATATCAGTTGATGTTGTTGCTACCAGTGAAGTTAGTATTTCCTTGACACTGGATCCCTCAAAGCTTTGGAGCAGAGAGCTTATTCAGCAG GAACTTGACCATGTTGTGGAGGAACTTGAGAAAATTGCTGTTGTCAATCTTCTTCAGCACAGATCAATTATATCTCTCATTGGAAATGTGCAGAGGTCATCACTGATACTAGAGAAG GCATTTCAGGTTCTTCGAACCATTGGAGTCAATGTTCAGATGATCTCTCAGGGTGCATCCAAG GTTAATATCTCTTTGGTTGTAAATGACAATGAAGCGGAGCAGTGCGTTAGGGCTCTCCACCAGGCTTTCTTTGGAAATGATCTCTTTGAAGTAGAACGTGGATCCAAGAATGGTTCTGTCTTAGTGTCAGAGCAACATTGA
- the LOC126611219 gene encoding aspartokinase 2, chloroplastic-like isoform X1, which translates to METALHFSRVKTLCPASPERSLRFKQPLWSQSLRFATGVASSNGFFASAKSFSCTSRVLRVSCEGGIADVLEKKQTDNQSLGDNEKQLTCVMKFGGSSVATAERMREVADLILSFPQERPVIVLSAMGKTTNKLLLAGEKAVTCGVTNVSMIDELSFIKELHLRTVEELGVDSSIISSHLEELEQLLKGIAMMKELTLRTKDYLVSFGECMSTRLFAAYLNKIGVKARQYDAFEIGFITTDDFTNADILEATYPAVAKRVQGDWICDPAIPIVTGFLGKGWKSCAVTTLGRGGSDLTATTLGKALGLREIQVWKDVDGVLTCDPNIYPRAEPVPYLTFEEAAELAYFGAQVLHPQSMRPAREADIPVRVKNSYNPNAPGTVITHARDMSKAVLTSIVLKRNVTMLDIVSTRMLGQYGFLAKVFTTFEDLGISVDVVATSEVSISLTLDPSKLWSRELIQQASELDHVVEELEKIAVVNLLQHRSIISLIGNVQRSSLILEKAFQVLRTIGVNVQMISQGASKVNISLVVNDNEAEQCVRALHQAFFGNDLFEVERGSKNGSVLVSEQH; encoded by the exons ATGGAAACTGCCTTGCATTTTTCCCGAGTTAAAACTCTGTGCCCTGCATCCCCAGAAAGATCTTTGCGATTCAAGCAACCACTATGGTCGCAAAGTCTTCGTTTCGCTACTGGTGTCGCTTCCAGCAATGGATTCTTTGCAAGTGCTAAAAGCTTTTCTTGTACGAGCAGGGTTTTGAGAGTCAGTTGCGAGGGAGGAATTGCGGATGTTCTTGAAAAGAAACAGACTGACAATCAAAGCCTTGGTGACAATGAGAAACAATTGACTTGCGTCATGAAGTTTGGTGGCTCCTCGGTGGCCACTgcagagagaatgagagaggttGCTGATCTTATACTCAGCTTCCCACAAGAGAGGCCTGTCATTGTTCTTTCTGCCATGGGAAAGACAACTAACAAACTCTTACTG GCAGGAGAAAAGGCTGTCACTTGCGGTGTCACCAATGTATCTATGATTGATGAGTTGAGCTTCATAAAAGAATTACATCTCAG GACCGTGGAAGAACTTGGAGTGGACAGCTCTATCATATCAT CACACCTGGAAGAACTGGAACAACTTCTGAAGGGAATTGCTATGATGAAAGAGTTGACTTTACGAACAAAAGACTATCTGGTTTCATTTGGGGAATGCATGTCCACAAGGCTCTTTGCTGCCTATCTGAATAAGATTGGTGTTAAAGCCCGCCAG TATGATGCTTTTGAAATTGGGTTTATAACCACAGATGACTTCACAAATGCGGACATCTTGGAGGCAACTTATCCAGCTGTCGCAAAGAGGGTACAGGGTGATTGGATATGTGATCCTGCTATTCCAATTGTTACTGGTTTCCTTGGAAAG GGATGGAAATCATGTGCTGTGACTACATTGGGTAGAGGTGGCAGTGATTTGACAGCTACAACCCTTGGTAAAGCATTGGGGTTACGAGAAATTCAG GTGTGGAAGGATGTTGATGGCGTTTTGACATGTGATCCTAACATATATCCGCGTGCTGAACCTGTACCTTATTTGACATTTGAAGAGGCTGCCGAACTAGCATATTTTGGTGCTCAG GTCTTGCATCCACAGTCCATGAGACCAGCCAGAGAGGCTGATATTCCAGTGAGGGTTAAAAATTCATACAACCCCAACGCTCCCGGTACTGTCATTACCCATGCAAGAGATATGAGCAAG GCTGTATTAACAAGCATTGTTTTGAAAAGGAACGTGACTATGTTGGATATTGTTAGCACTCGCATGCTGGGTCAATATGGATTTCTTGCTAAG GTATTTACAACTTTCGAAGATTTGGGCATATCAGTTGATGTTGTTGCTACCAGTGAAGTTAGTATTTCCTTGACACTGGATCCCTCAAAGCTTTGGAGCAGAGAGCTTATTCAGCAGGCAAGC GAACTTGACCATGTTGTGGAGGAACTTGAGAAAATTGCTGTTGTCAATCTTCTTCAGCACAGATCAATTATATCTCTCATTGGAAATGTGCAGAGGTCATCACTGATACTAGAGAAG GCATTTCAGGTTCTTCGAACCATTGGAGTCAATGTTCAGATGATCTCTCAGGGTGCATCCAAG GTTAATATCTCTTTGGTTGTAAATGACAATGAAGCGGAGCAGTGCGTTAGGGCTCTCCACCAGGCTTTCTTTGGAAATGATCTCTTTGAAGTAGAACGTGGATCCAAGAATGGTTCTGTCTTAGTGTCAGAGCAACATTGA
- the LOC126609640 gene encoding transcription factor ICE1-like isoform X1 gives MLPMSSGAACMGGDEHEAASWTRNNNNNEAEPRRNDQDSSLGVSFSNVKLMLEGDWYTNNILSNPAQDLHTFSSTQASETTFAPLQPNDSSASCSLSQAFSIDSSQPSQQFLPPKSCFSSLLNVVCSNPLDSSFDLGCDAGFLGSFQGNQPSKSSLLMGFTALNSHSQMGTPEFSSSAEFPASRLLPVTDNANILDGDFGFEGFDGSAGAQLLNGAKLLFPPMGAQPTLFQKRRQNSGGDGADKLGNLEISAPRYGGLVENLEKKRRNEEGEVEEESLDVSGLNYDSNDFNEHSQVEVEDNAKNGGNNSNANCTVTGVEGGDRKGKKKGLPAKNLMAERRRRKKLNDRLYMLRSVVPKISKMDRASILGDAIDYLKELLQRINDLHNELDSAPPSSLLPPSTSFHPLTPPPSTLPCRVKEELCPSSLPSPKTQPKVEVRVREGRTVNIHMFCARRPGLFLSTMRALDNLDLDIQQAVISCFNGFALDVFRAEQCMENQFLPEQIKALLLDSAGFHNMMM, from the exons ATGCTTCCCATGTCCAGCGGCGCCGCTTGTATGGGCGGAGACGAACACGAAGCAGCGTCTTGGACCAGAAACAATAATAACAATGAGGCAGAACCCAGAAGAAACGACCAAGATTCGAGCTTGGGAGTTTCTTTTTCAAACGTCAAATTAATGCTGGAAGGTGACTGGTACACGAACAACATTCTCAGCAACCCAGCTCAAGACCTCCATACCTTCTCTTCCACCCAAGCTTCTGAAACTACATTTGCTCCTCTGCAACCAAACGACTCCTCCGCCTCCTGTTCTCTGTCGCAGGCATTCTCTATCGACTCTTCACAGCCGTCACAGCAGTTTTTGCCTCCAAAATCCTGCTTCTCCTCTCTCCTCAACGTCGTCTGCTCCAACCCTCTTGATAGCAGCTTCGACCTGGGCTGCGACGCTGGGTTTCTGGGCTCCTTTCAGGGAAATCAGCCTTCCAAGTCCTCTCTTCTGATGGGTTTCACGGCTCTCAATTCTCACTCTCAGATGGGTACTCCCGAGTTCAGTTCGAGCGCCgagtttccggcgagtcggtTGCTGCCAGTGACCGACAACGCCAATATACTCGACGGCGACTTTGGCTTCGAAGGCTTCGATGGCTCCGCCGGTGCTCAGCTGCTGAACGGGGCTAAGCTCCTGTTCCCTCCCATGGGTGCTCAGCCCACTCTTTTCCAGAAGCGCCGCCAAAACTCTGGCGGTGATGGGGCTGATAAATTGGGGAATTTGGAGATTTCGGCCCCCAGATACGGAGGACTAGTGGAGAATttggagaagaagaggaggaacgAGGAGGGTGAGGTGGAGGAAGAGAGTCTGGATGTGTCTGGTTTGAATTATGACTCGAACGATTTTAATGAGCACAGTCAAGTGGAGGTGGAGGACAATGCGAAGAATGGTGGAAACAATTCGAATGCCAACTGCACTGTCACCGGAGTAGAGGGAGGTGACCGCAAGGGCAAGAAGAAGGGTTTGCCGGCCAAAAATCTGATGGCGGAGAGAAGGCGGAGGAAGAAGCTCAATGACAGGCTCTACATGCTTAGGTCTGTTGTACCCAAGATAAGCAAG ATGGATAGGGCGTCCATACTAGGGGATGCAATTGATTATTTGAAAGAACTTCTACAAAGGATCAATGACCTCCATAACGAGCTGGATTCAGCTCCACCTAGCTCTTTGCTGCCACCTTCAACAAGCTTTCATCCGTTGACACCCCCTCCATCCACCCTTCCCTGCCGTGTCAAAGAAGAGCTCTGCCCAAGCTCCTTGCCTAGCCCCAAAACTCAACCGAAG GTGGAGGTTCGGGTAAGGGAAGGGCGAACTGTTAACATCCACATGTTCTGTGCTCGGAGACCAGGTCTCTTTCTCTCGACCATGAGGGCCTTGGATAACCTTGATTTGGACATCCAGCAGGCTGTGATCAGCTGCTTCAATGGGTTTGCTTTAGACGTGTTCCGTGCTGAG CAATGCATGGAAAACCAGTTCTTGCCAGAGCAAATAAAAGCACTACTTTTGGATTCAGCTGGATTTCATAATATGATGATGTAA
- the LOC126609640 gene encoding transcription factor ICE1-like isoform X2 produces MLPMSSGAACMGGDEHEAASWTRNNNNNEAEPRRNDQDSSLGVSFSNVKLMLEGDWYTNNILSNPAQDLHTFSSTQASETTFAPLQPNDSSASCSLSQAFSIDSSQPSQQFLPPKSCFSSLLNVVCSNPLDSSFDLGCDAGFLGSFQGNQPSKSSLLMGFTALNSHSQMGTPEFSSSAEFPASRLLPVTDNANILDGDFGFEGFDGSAGAQLLNGAKLLFPPMGAQPTLFQKRRQNSGGDGADKLGNLEISAPRYGGLVENLEKKRRNEEGEVEEESLDVSGLNYDSNDFNEHSQVEVEDNAKNGGNNSNANCTVTGVEGGDRKGKKKGLPAKNLMAERRRRKKLNDRLYMLRSVVPKISKMDRASILGDAIDYLKELLQRINDLHNELDSAPPSSLLPPSTSFHPLTPPPSTLPCRVKEELCPSSLPSPKTQPKVEVRVREGRTVNIHMFCARRPGLFLSTMRALDNLDLDIQQAVISCFNGFALDVFRAEEI; encoded by the exons ATGCTTCCCATGTCCAGCGGCGCCGCTTGTATGGGCGGAGACGAACACGAAGCAGCGTCTTGGACCAGAAACAATAATAACAATGAGGCAGAACCCAGAAGAAACGACCAAGATTCGAGCTTGGGAGTTTCTTTTTCAAACGTCAAATTAATGCTGGAAGGTGACTGGTACACGAACAACATTCTCAGCAACCCAGCTCAAGACCTCCATACCTTCTCTTCCACCCAAGCTTCTGAAACTACATTTGCTCCTCTGCAACCAAACGACTCCTCCGCCTCCTGTTCTCTGTCGCAGGCATTCTCTATCGACTCTTCACAGCCGTCACAGCAGTTTTTGCCTCCAAAATCCTGCTTCTCCTCTCTCCTCAACGTCGTCTGCTCCAACCCTCTTGATAGCAGCTTCGACCTGGGCTGCGACGCTGGGTTTCTGGGCTCCTTTCAGGGAAATCAGCCTTCCAAGTCCTCTCTTCTGATGGGTTTCACGGCTCTCAATTCTCACTCTCAGATGGGTACTCCCGAGTTCAGTTCGAGCGCCgagtttccggcgagtcggtTGCTGCCAGTGACCGACAACGCCAATATACTCGACGGCGACTTTGGCTTCGAAGGCTTCGATGGCTCCGCCGGTGCTCAGCTGCTGAACGGGGCTAAGCTCCTGTTCCCTCCCATGGGTGCTCAGCCCACTCTTTTCCAGAAGCGCCGCCAAAACTCTGGCGGTGATGGGGCTGATAAATTGGGGAATTTGGAGATTTCGGCCCCCAGATACGGAGGACTAGTGGAGAATttggagaagaagaggaggaacgAGGAGGGTGAGGTGGAGGAAGAGAGTCTGGATGTGTCTGGTTTGAATTATGACTCGAACGATTTTAATGAGCACAGTCAAGTGGAGGTGGAGGACAATGCGAAGAATGGTGGAAACAATTCGAATGCCAACTGCACTGTCACCGGAGTAGAGGGAGGTGACCGCAAGGGCAAGAAGAAGGGTTTGCCGGCCAAAAATCTGATGGCGGAGAGAAGGCGGAGGAAGAAGCTCAATGACAGGCTCTACATGCTTAGGTCTGTTGTACCCAAGATAAGCAAG ATGGATAGGGCGTCCATACTAGGGGATGCAATTGATTATTTGAAAGAACTTCTACAAAGGATCAATGACCTCCATAACGAGCTGGATTCAGCTCCACCTAGCTCTTTGCTGCCACCTTCAACAAGCTTTCATCCGTTGACACCCCCTCCATCCACCCTTCCCTGCCGTGTCAAAGAAGAGCTCTGCCCAAGCTCCTTGCCTAGCCCCAAAACTCAACCGAAG GTGGAGGTTCGGGTAAGGGAAGGGCGAACTGTTAACATCCACATGTTCTGTGCTCGGAGACCAGGTCTCTTTCTCTCGACCATGAGGGCCTTGGATAACCTTGATTTGGACATCCAGCAGGCTGTGATCAGCTGCTTCAATGGGTTTGCTTTAGACGTGTTCCGTGCTGAG GAGATATGA